Proteins from a single region of Primulina tabacum isolate GXHZ01 chromosome 5, ASM2559414v2, whole genome shotgun sequence:
- the LOC142547748 gene encoding heat stress transcription factor A-7a-like, whose protein sequence is MIFSIDFVKEEYVGASSLEYWDSEELIPRPLEALQETGPPPFLSKTYDFVEDPSTDEFVSWSRGNNSFVVWDPQKFATNILPKYFKHNNFSSFVRQLNSYGFRKVDPDRWEFANEGFLRGQRHLLKNIIRRKTQYSSSLTSNQSLDSCVAVGSLGLVAETDRLRRDKKVLVTELVKLRQQQQTALLCLKTMEQRLTGAEIKQKKFVSFLVKATQNPTFLQQIMRVKDEKKELEEVISNKKRRRVPVHVSKNVGAEQVVFQEGEKASLATIGFRELGRESEENAHKNDVGIEKFGDGEFYVKQEPQEYYSRHEVPRFGDLELEKLALSMQKPQLNVEGKYLEKGDYKPIDEAFWEDLISEGIGEIGAVGVEEGGNDLAAELGFLGSNL, encoded by the exons ATGATTTTTTCAATAGATTTTGTGAAGGAGGAGTATGTAGGAGCAAGCTCATTAGAGTACTGGGATAGCGAGGAACTGATTCCTCGGCCATTGGAGGCTTTGCAAGAGACTGGTCCTCCGCCATTTCTCAGCAAAACTTATGATTTTGTTGAAGATCCAAGTACAGATGAGTTCGTTTCGTGGAGTCGTGGAAACAATAGTTTCGTTGTTTGGGATCCTCAAAAATTTGCAACCAATATTCTTCCAAAATACTTCAAGCACAATAATTTCTCAAGTTTTGTGAGGCAGCTTAATTCTTAT GGGTTCAGGAAGGTTGATCCAGACAGGTGGGAGTTTGCGAATGAAGGGTTTTTAAGGGGACAAAGGCATCTTCTAAAAAACATCATAAGAAGAAAGACACAATATTCGAGTTCTCTAACATCGAATCAAAGTCTAGATTCGTGCGTGGCGGTTGGAAGTCTTGGATTAGTTGCAGAAACTGATCGTTTGAGGCGCGACAAGAAAGTTCTGGTGACGGAATTAGTGAAACTTAGGCAGCAACAACAAACCGCTTTGTTATGTCTTAAAACAATGGAACAAAGGCTTACAGGGGCAGAAATTaagcaaaaaaaatttgtgagttTCTTGGTTAAAGCTACACAAAACCCCACTTTCTTGCAACAAATAATGCGAGTAAAAGACGAGAAGAAAGAGCTTGAAGAAGTAATAAGCAACAAAAAGAGAAGAAGAGTACCAGTGCATGTCTCAAAAAATGTTGGGGCTGAACAAGTAGTGTTCCAGGAAGGGGAAAAAGCAAGTTTGGCCACAATTGGATTTCGAGAATTAGGCCGGGAAAGTGAAGAAAACGCACACAAAAATGATGTTGGAATTGAGAAATTTGGGGATGGGGAGTTCTATGTTAAGCAAGAACCTCAGGAGTACTATAGCCGTCATGAAGTTCCAAGATTTGGTGATTTGGAGCTTGAGAAACTGGCCTTGAGTATGCAAAAACCTCAACTGAAcgtggagggaaaatatttggAAAAAGGGGATTACAAGCCAATTGATGAAGCATTTTGGGAGGATTTGATAAGTGAAGGGATAGGTGAAATTGGGGCAGTAGGTGTTGAGGAGGGTGGGAATGATTTGGCCGCAGAATTGGGATTCTTGGGCTCAAACCTATGA